In Candidatus Binatia bacterium, the sequence CAGCATCCTCATCCTAAGAAACTAAAAGGGGAGCGCGATGACACAACAATCCGGCACGACATACAGCAAGCCCCTGCCGTTGATGCAGGGCATGACGCAGCAGTTCTACAACCACTGCAAGAACGGCGAGCTTCGCTTCCAGCGCTGCACCAAGTGCGGCAAGTGGCGGCACGTGCCGCGGGCGATGTGCGCGGCGTGCGGTTCGTGGGAGTGGGAGTGGACCAAGTCGAGCGGCCGCGGAAAGGTCTTCACGTGGACCGTCGTGCGCCGGCCGATGCATCCTGGCTTCAAGGACGATGCACCGTACGCCCCTGTCGTCGTAGAGCTGGCAGAAGGTGTGCGTATGGTGACCTGGCTCGTCGACGTGGCCCCGGACGATATCAAAAAGGATATGCCGGTCGAAGTCGTCTTCGACGCGGTGACCCCCGAGGTTACCTTGCCGAAGTTCCGGCGGGCCAAGTCGTGAACTTCGAACTCGACGAGCAGCAGCAAATGCTGCAAACGGCGGCGCGGGATTTCCTGGCGGCCGAGTGTGACAAATCGGTGGTCCGGAAGCTCGAGGCCAGCGACTCCGGCCATTCGTCGCCGCTCTGGAAGAAGATGGCCGAGCTCGGGTGGACGGGCATCATCATTCCGGAGCAGTACGGCGGCGTCGGACTAAGCCTACTCGAGCTTGCGGTCCTCTTCGAAGAGATCGGACGCGCCGCGTTCGACAGCCCACTGTTTGGCACCGCCATGGCAACGCTGGCGCTCGTGGCAGGCGGAACGGAAGCGCAGAAGCAATGGTTGCTGCCGAAGGTGGTAGGCGGTGAGTTGATTCCGACGCTGGCCATCGCCGAACGC encodes:
- a CDS encoding Zn-ribbon domain-containing OB-fold protein, which codes for MTQQSGTTYSKPLPLMQGMTQQFYNHCKNGELRFQRCTKCGKWRHVPRAMCAACGSWEWEWTKSSGRGKVFTWTVVRRPMHPGFKDDAPYAPVVVELAEGVRMVTWLVDVAPDDIKKDMPVEVVFDAVTPEVTLPKFRRAKS